A single window of Priestia filamentosa DNA harbors:
- a CDS encoding heavy metal translocating P-type ATPase: MEDRRERVKRELLLEGLDCANCAMKIENGVKSLEGIDRCTVNFATKMLIFDVEMNEEEKALESVKKKVHSLDSHIKIKEKGVETHTLYLHGLDCAHCAGKIESEMGKIPAVQKASVDFVSKMLHITLAPEDSWNREKEKVIQRINKIESGITVEEEESASKEKNEHGRSILWRLGGGVLLTGIAMFASLPFPFEFALFLIAYAIAGGDVVYRAIRNIIRGRVFDEHFLMTIATIGAFLIGEYAEGVAVMLFYQTGEWFQSLAVNRSRKSISEMMNIRPDYANLKEGEGNKKVSPEEVKQGDIIVVKPGEKIPLDGMVLNGSSSVDTSALTGESLPREVEKGSEVLSGFVNKQGLLEVTVTKEYGESTVSKILDLVQNASSRKAPTENFITKFARYYTPIVVIIAFLLAFLPPLLFTGATLADWTYRALVFLVISCPCALVVSIPLTFFGGIGAASRRGILVKGGNYLEALNDVRYVVFDKTGTLTEGVFEVVHVHAEKSFTKEQVLYYAAYAEQHSNHPIAESVKKAYNGKVNEGLITSYSEKAGHGIEAVVDEEQVLAGNEKLMNLYSISYSRASEYGTIIYVAVNNRYAGYLVISDKIKQDAKEALKSLKRLGIKKTMMLTGDQKSVGENVGKQLGIDEVYAELLPQHKVEKVEELDKAKEKAEKLIFVGDGLNDTPVLARADVGVAMGGLGSDAAIEAADIVIMTDEPSKIAEAISLAKRTRKIVWQNISFALGVKAIFLLLGAFGIATMWEAVFSDVGVTLLAVLNAMRILKR; this comes from the coding sequence GTGGAAGATCGAAGAGAAAGAGTGAAGCGAGAACTTTTGTTAGAAGGTCTTGATTGTGCGAACTGTGCAATGAAAATCGAAAATGGAGTAAAGTCACTAGAAGGTATTGATCGGTGTACAGTGAACTTTGCGACTAAAATGTTGATATTTGATGTAGAAATGAACGAAGAAGAGAAAGCACTAGAAAGTGTTAAAAAGAAAGTACATTCACTTGATTCACATATTAAAATTAAAGAAAAAGGTGTAGAGACGCATACACTCTACTTGCATGGTCTTGATTGTGCGCATTGCGCAGGGAAAATCGAGTCAGAGATGGGCAAGATTCCTGCTGTTCAGAAAGCAAGCGTTGATTTTGTTTCAAAAATGCTTCATATCACGCTCGCTCCTGAAGATTCCTGGAATAGAGAAAAAGAAAAAGTTATTCAAAGAATTAATAAAATTGAATCTGGAATCACAGTTGAAGAGGAAGAAAGTGCTTCAAAGGAAAAGAATGAGCACGGGCGTTCGATATTATGGCGTTTAGGTGGAGGAGTTTTACTAACAGGAATAGCGATGTTTGCTTCTTTACCGTTTCCTTTTGAATTTGCACTGTTTCTTATCGCATATGCTATTGCTGGCGGAGACGTTGTGTATAGGGCGATAAGGAACATTATTAGAGGGCGCGTGTTTGATGAGCATTTCTTAATGACAATTGCAACGATTGGGGCGTTTCTGATTGGCGAATATGCAGAGGGCGTTGCTGTTATGCTTTTTTATCAAACTGGTGAATGGTTCCAGAGTCTAGCTGTTAATCGCTCTCGCAAATCAATTAGCGAAATGATGAACATTCGTCCTGATTATGCAAATCTTAAAGAAGGTGAAGGGAACAAGAAAGTCTCACCAGAAGAGGTGAAACAAGGCGATATTATTGTTGTGAAACCAGGTGAAAAAATTCCTTTAGATGGAATGGTCCTAAATGGAAGTTCATCAGTCGATACTTCCGCTCTTACAGGAGAATCGCTTCCACGTGAAGTTGAAAAAGGAAGCGAAGTGCTGAGCGGTTTCGTAAATAAACAAGGTTTATTAGAAGTAACGGTTACAAAAGAATACGGAGAATCAACAGTTTCGAAAATATTAGATCTTGTTCAAAATGCGAGCAGCCGAAAAGCTCCAACTGAAAATTTTATTACTAAATTTGCCCGTTATTATACGCCTATTGTTGTCATTATTGCTTTTCTTCTCGCTTTCTTGCCTCCACTCCTTTTCACAGGGGCAACATTAGCTGACTGGACATACAGAGCACTTGTCTTTCTTGTTATCTCATGTCCATGTGCGCTTGTTGTTTCTATTCCACTAACGTTTTTTGGAGGAATTGGAGCAGCATCTAGACGAGGTATTCTTGTAAAAGGTGGAAACTATTTAGAGGCACTAAATGATGTGAGGTATGTTGTGTTTGATAAAACAGGAACACTCACAGAAGGTGTATTTGAAGTTGTTCATGTACATGCTGAAAAAAGCTTTACGAAAGAACAAGTCCTATATTATGCGGCATATGCTGAGCAACATTCTAATCATCCAATTGCAGAATCAGTAAAGAAAGCATACAACGGTAAAGTGAATGAAGGGTTAATTACAAGCTATAGTGAAAAAGCCGGTCATGGGATTGAAGCAGTTGTAGATGAAGAACAAGTGTTAGCTGGAAATGAAAAACTTATGAATTTGTATTCTATTTCTTATAGCAGAGCAAGTGAGTATGGAACAATTATTTATGTTGCAGTAAATAATCGATATGCAGGCTATCTTGTTATTTCCGATAAAATAAAACAAGATGCTAAAGAAGCCCTAAAGTCTTTAAAAAGGCTTGGTATTAAAAAAACAATGATGCTTACAGGAGATCAAAAAAGCGTTGGAGAAAACGTTGGAAAACAATTAGGGATTGATGAAGTATATGCTGAGCTTTTACCCCAGCACAAAGTTGAAAAAGTAGAAGAGCTTGACAAGGCTAAAGAAAAAGCGGAAAAACTGATTTTTGTGGGTGATGGGCTCAATGATACGCCTGTTCTTGCTAGAGCTGACGTTGGGGTTGCAATGGGAGGACTTGGATCTGATGCAGCGATTGAAGCAGCAGATATTGTTATTATGACAGATGAGCCTTCTAAAATTGCTGAAGCAATCTCTCTTGCTAAACGAACAAGAAAAATTGTATGGCAAAACATTAGCTTTGCTCTTGGCGTTAAGGCAATTTTTCTTCTTCTTGGAGCGTTTGGAATTGCTACAATGTGGGAAGCTGTGTTCTCAGATGTAGGTGTTACGCTTTTAGCTGTCTTAAATGCGATGCGAATTTTAAAAAGATAG
- a CDS encoding thioredoxin domain-containing protein, which translates to MKSNQSFRLKVAALITGVLAIGIAFFLLSANSNSTKTSTTSSEDEIAHSFSLNNQPLLGEEDAPVTVVEFGDFKCPACKAWGEEIFPKLQKEYLEKDSVNFSYVNVLFHGEESELSALGAESILKRDPQSYWSFHKALFNAQPTQNHNEKWVTVSKLTEIAGNTTNVDLVQFKQDIEAKSMLSDVEKDMSLVEDYHVVSTPTVMINNKVVEDPFNYSEIQKAIEEELEESTS; encoded by the coding sequence TTGAAAAGTAACCAAAGCTTTCGTTTGAAAGTAGCTGCTCTTATTACAGGGGTGTTAGCAATTGGTATCGCTTTTTTTCTTTTATCAGCAAACAGTAATTCAACTAAAACAAGTACAACTTCTTCAGAGGATGAAATTGCTCATTCCTTTTCCTTGAACAACCAACCGTTGCTTGGTGAGGAAGATGCACCTGTTACAGTTGTTGAATTTGGAGATTTTAAATGTCCAGCATGTAAAGCATGGGGAGAAGAGATTTTTCCAAAGCTTCAAAAAGAATATCTTGAAAAAGATAGCGTGAATTTTTCATATGTAAATGTGCTTTTCCACGGAGAAGAGTCTGAGCTAAGCGCTCTAGGAGCTGAATCGATATTAAAGAGAGATCCGCAGTCTTACTGGAGTTTTCATAAAGCTTTATTCAATGCCCAACCAACGCAAAATCATAATGAAAAATGGGTAACTGTTTCAAAGCTTACAGAGATTGCAGGAAACACAACAAATGTGGATCTTGTGCAGTTTAAACAAGATATCGAGGCAAAAAGTATGCTTTCAGATGTTGAAAAAGATATGTCTCTTGTGGAGGATTATCATGTTGTTTCAACTCCAACTGTAATGATTAATAACAAAGTTGTAGAAGATCCGTTCAACTATAGCGAAATTCAAAAAGCAATTGAGGAAGAACTAGAGGAGAGTACATCATGA
- a CDS encoding disulfide oxidoreductase — protein MTEKNNRSIIFLYVAWLASIIATLGSLYFSEVRGYVPCEMCWYQRIAMYPLTVTMGIAVFKRDLAVKKYVLPASIIGGLISVFHYLEQKVPGFAAIKPCSMGVPCSGEYINWLGFITIPFLAFVAFLIITTCLLFVKKED, from the coding sequence ATGACTGAAAAAAACAATCGTTCCATCATCTTTTTATACGTTGCTTGGCTTGCTTCTATTATTGCAACGTTAGGAAGTTTATATTTTAGTGAAGTACGCGGATATGTGCCATGCGAGATGTGCTGGTATCAGCGCATTGCTATGTATCCTTTAACAGTAACAATGGGGATTGCTGTTTTTAAAAGAGATCTGGCTGTTAAAAAATATGTTTTACCAGCCTCTATTATTGGCGGGCTGATTTCTGTTTTTCATTATTTAGAACAAAAGGTACCAGGGTTTGCGGCCATTAAACCATGTTCAATGGGTGTTCCTTGTAGCGGAGAGTATATTAACTGGTTAGGCTTTATTACAATCCCATTCTTAGCTTTCGTTGCTTTTCTTATTATCACAACTTGCTTATTGTTTGTAAAAAAGGAAGACTAA
- a CDS encoding TetR/AcrR family transcriptional regulator gives MSPRKAVKHELTREMILNVARKLFATEGYSHVSMRKIAKELDYSHGALYYHFQNKAELFSALVKEDFSLLDEKFYEVMKREINDAEKLQSVLLTFIEFGLTYPNHYEIMFLTKDKEVKFYQHSGPEESYKMFAEALSILSKTKLSVSEVWSIFLSLHGFVAHHSYCEQSFEEVKDMAKAHVRFLLKKI, from the coding sequence ATGTCACCTCGAAAAGCTGTAAAACATGAGCTAACAAGAGAAATGATATTAAACGTAGCGCGAAAGCTATTCGCTACAGAGGGATATAGTCATGTATCAATGAGGAAGATTGCTAAAGAGCTAGACTATAGCCATGGAGCGCTTTATTATCACTTTCAAAACAAGGCAGAGCTTTTTTCTGCGCTTGTTAAAGAAGATTTTTCACTTTTAGATGAAAAGTTTTATGAAGTGATGAAAAGAGAGATAAACGATGCCGAAAAACTTCAGTCTGTTCTTTTAACTTTTATTGAATTTGGCCTCACATATCCAAATCACTATGAGATTATGTTTCTTACAAAAGATAAAGAAGTAAAGTTTTATCAGCATAGTGGTCCAGAAGAAAGCTACAAAATGTTTGCAGAGGCCCTTAGTATACTTTCTAAAACAAAGCTATCGGTAAGTGAAGTATGGTCTATCTTCTTATCTCTTCACGGATTTGTAGCACACCACTCATACTGTGAGCAGTCGTTTGAAGAAGTAAAGGATATGGCAAAAGCACACGTTAGGTTTTTATTAAAAAAGATTTAA
- a CDS encoding SDR family NAD(P)-dependent oxidoreductase: MKKALVIGATGGMGSALVYELIERGIKVIAFARNERKLQRFFGKEELVTIQKGDVFHNLSSSVAGAEVIFHAGALPYDQWQEKQEPFMECIIKAAKENKAKLVVVDNIYAYGRSKGEKVRENDEKSPHTKKGKIRLRLEHLLEESKVPYLLAHFPDFYGPRAENTQIDYLLQSIIKNKKAMFVGNQTIKREYIYTPDGAKALVELALCGEAYGETWNIPGYSGISGDEFLSYIREYTNYQKRVGTATKTMIRLIGIFDRNMKEFIEMFYLNEVPLFLDGTKYEHKIGKIPRTPYKEGIKQTIDYMKREKTGNAS, translated from the coding sequence ATGAAGAAAGCTCTTGTTATAGGAGCAACAGGTGGAATGGGGAGTGCTCTTGTATATGAACTGATTGAAAGAGGAATTAAGGTTATTGCTTTTGCTCGAAACGAAAGAAAACTTCAGCGTTTTTTCGGAAAGGAAGAACTTGTTACAATACAAAAAGGCGATGTTTTTCATAATTTATCTTCCTCTGTTGCCGGAGCTGAAGTTATTTTCCATGCTGGAGCACTTCCGTATGACCAATGGCAAGAAAAACAGGAACCATTTATGGAGTGTATCATAAAAGCAGCAAAAGAAAACAAAGCGAAGCTTGTGGTTGTCGACAATATTTATGCTTATGGAAGAAGTAAAGGAGAGAAAGTGAGAGAAAATGATGAGAAAAGTCCTCATACAAAAAAGGGGAAGATTCGGCTTCGCTTAGAACACTTGTTAGAAGAATCAAAGGTTCCTTATCTGCTTGCTCATTTTCCCGATTTTTACGGTCCGCGAGCAGAGAATACCCAGATTGACTATTTGTTACAAAGTATTATTAAAAATAAAAAAGCAATGTTTGTTGGAAATCAAACAATAAAAAGAGAATATATTTATACTCCAGACGGAGCAAAAGCTCTTGTAGAACTTGCTCTTTGCGGAGAAGCTTATGGAGAAACGTGGAATATACCTGGCTATAGCGGGATTTCAGGAGACGAATTTCTTTCTTATATTAGAGAATATACAAATTATCAAAAACGAGTAGGAACAGCAACAAAGACAATGATTCGGCTTATTGGAATTTTTGATCGCAATATGAAGGAATTTATAGAAATGTTTTATTTAAATGAAGTCCCTTTGTTTCTAGACGGAACTAAATATGAGCATAAAATCGGAAAAATTCCAAGAACTCCTTATAAGGAAGGAATAAAACAAACAATTGATTATATGAAGAGGGAAAAGACGGGAAACGCTTCTTAA
- a CDS encoding extracellular catalytic domain type 1 short-chain-length polyhydroxyalkanoate depolymerase — MLKALQAFFSLALCPLFGSPSASSDCNFETRETFKEGEYGGKSYKLYVPSTYDKEKASPLLVMLHGCTQCATDFAIGTEMNMLAEEHNFLVLYPEQDAKSNPNKCWNWFEPLHQARGRGEPAAIAGMIEEIKEAYTIDNHKVFIAGMSAGGAMSIIMAAAYPEVFSGLGVGAGLEYKGATSVFDALNVMNNGGPNPFEQGYLAYKEMGERARVIPTIVFHGTSDTTVAPINGEQVVSQWIVTNDLVERHNAGWICHGVNETIKGKVRNGKEYTHDLYRNKRGESIVEKYTVLNMGHAWSGGNDNGSFTDSEGPHASKIMWDFFIRENRKNGYSNQKSS; from the coding sequence GTGTTAAAAGCCTTGCAAGCATTTTTCTCTCTCGCACTTTGTCCACTGTTTGGTAGTCCTTCTGCATCAAGTGACTGTAATTTTGAAACAAGAGAAACGTTTAAGGAAGGGGAGTATGGAGGAAAAAGCTACAAGCTTTATGTTCCAAGTACGTATGACAAAGAAAAAGCATCTCCATTACTTGTTATGCTTCATGGCTGTACCCAGTGTGCAACGGACTTTGCGATTGGTACTGAGATGAATATGCTAGCGGAAGAACACAATTTTCTTGTCCTCTATCCAGAACAAGATGCTAAAAGTAATCCAAACAAGTGTTGGAATTGGTTTGAACCTCTTCATCAAGCGCGTGGTAGAGGAGAACCTGCAGCCATTGCCGGAATGATTGAAGAAATAAAAGAAGCATACACAATTGATAATCATAAAGTGTTTATTGCAGGAATGTCAGCTGGAGGAGCAATGAGTATTATTATGGCTGCAGCTTATCCGGAAGTTTTTTCAGGACTTGGAGTTGGAGCAGGATTAGAATATAAAGGAGCTACAAGTGTTTTTGATGCTTTAAATGTTATGAACAATGGAGGACCAAATCCGTTTGAACAAGGTTACTTAGCATATAAAGAAATGGGAGAAAGGGCAAGAGTTATTCCCACTATTGTTTTTCATGGAACCTCTGATACAACAGTTGCACCAATTAACGGAGAGCAAGTTGTTTCCCAATGGATCGTTACAAATGATCTAGTGGAAAGGCATAATGCAGGATGGATTTGTCATGGAGTAAATGAAACAATAAAAGGAAAAGTGAGAAATGGAAAAGAATATACGCATGACTTGTATCGAAACAAACGGGGGGAATCTATTGTTGAGAAATATACGGTATTAAACATGGGGCATGCATGGTCAGGAGGAAATGACAATGGAAGCTTTACAGATTCTGAAGGACCTCATGCAAGTAAAATCATGTGGGATTTTTTTATTAGAGAAAATCGAAAAAATGGATATTCAAATCAAAAAAGCTCTTGA
- a CDS encoding AI-2E family transporter: MTGLAKLWENRGFRRFLIFLILALALFALKSMINFILLTFIFTFLMDRVQTFVTKWVHKWVPISQKLIVLILYVLLVTGLIVGGFRFYPVIKTQVEELVKQIKSFYLNPEDIPFFSFISNTFDSVNLNTYIEQGFNFLYKYLTDLSILSVQIFLSLILSMFFLMEKQRLIMFSQKFQQSKLSAFYTEIAFFGRKFVRTFGKVIEAQFIIALVNCVLTTIGLWFFDFPQLFGLAILIFFLGLIPVAGVILSLIPLSIIGYTIGGFTMILYLLIMIMVIHAIEAYLLNPKLMSAKTELPVFFTFIVLIFSEHFFGVWGLIVGIPVFVFLLDVLGVTNNKEEKA; encoded by the coding sequence ATGACTGGATTAGCAAAACTCTGGGAAAACCGCGGTTTTAGACGCTTCTTGATTTTCCTCATTTTAGCGCTTGCTCTTTTCGCTCTAAAAAGCATGATCAATTTTATTTTGTTAACGTTTATTTTCACTTTTTTGATGGATAGAGTGCAAACGTTTGTCACAAAATGGGTGCATAAATGGGTACCCATCAGCCAAAAGCTCATCGTGCTTATTCTTTACGTTTTACTTGTCACTGGACTTATTGTAGGTGGTTTTAGATTTTATCCAGTTATTAAAACACAAGTTGAAGAGCTTGTAAAACAAATTAAGTCATTTTATCTGAATCCAGAAGATATTCCTTTCTTCTCCTTTATCTCAAATACGTTTGATAGCGTAAATTTAAATACTTATATTGAACAAGGATTTAATTTTTTATACAAATACTTAACAGACCTTAGTATCCTAAGTGTCCAAATCTTTTTGTCTTTAATTTTAAGCATGTTCTTCCTTATGGAAAAACAAAGACTTATTATGTTCAGCCAAAAGTTTCAGCAAAGTAAGCTGTCTGCTTTTTATACAGAGATTGCTTTCTTCGGTCGTAAATTCGTTAGGACATTTGGAAAAGTCATTGAAGCTCAGTTTATTATTGCTCTTGTAAACTGTGTTCTTACAACAATCGGCCTTTGGTTTTTTGATTTTCCACAGCTGTTCGGGCTAGCGATTTTAATTTTCTTCCTCGGTCTTATTCCGGTTGCTGGGGTTATCCTCTCGCTTATCCCACTTTCCATCATTGGATATACAATTGGTGGATTTACAATGATTCTATACTTACTGATTATGATTATGGTTATTCATGCTATTGAAGCTTACCTTCTAAATCCAAAACTTATGTCAGCCAAAACAGAGCTTCCGGTTTTTTTCACCTTTATTGTACTCATTTTTTCAGAACACTTTTTCGGAGTATGGGGATTAATTGTCGGAATACCTGTCTTTGTATTTTTACTTGATGTATTAGGGGTTACAAACAATAAAGAAGAAAAAGCTTAA
- the putP gene encoding sodium/proline symporter PutP: MLAIGWYAYKKSTDDISGYMLGGRGLGPAVTALSAGASDMSGWMLMGLPGALYTTGLSGVWLAVGLSIGAYLNYLLVAPRLRTYTYVADDSITIPDYFENRFEDKSRMLRLVSALVILVFFTLYTSSGLVSGGRLFESAFGLDYRYGMFLIAIVVVAYTLFGGFLAVSLTDFVQGIIMFLALILVPVVVLFDLGGPTNVFDTIKSIDATHLDLFKGTTVIGLLSLLAWGLGYFGQPHIIVRFMAISSIKELKPARRIGMGWMIIAIIGACLTGLFGLAYVTENNITLNDPETIFILLSDILFNSYITGFLLAAILAAIMSTISSQLLVTSSAATEDFYKTFFRRDASDKELVTVGRLAVLVVAVIAVMLSYTPNSTILDLVGYAWAGFGSAFGPAILLSLFWRRMTKWGALSGIIVGTVVVLTWVQTGMSDFMYEMIPGFFASLLAVVVVSFFTTTPSQSVQNTFSKMEEVLKDSHK; encoded by the coding sequence ATGCTCGCAATAGGTTGGTATGCATATAAAAAATCAACAGATGATATATCGGGGTACATGTTAGGAGGACGCGGACTTGGTCCTGCAGTTACTGCTCTTTCAGCAGGAGCATCTGACATGAGCGGATGGATGCTTATGGGGCTTCCTGGTGCATTGTATACAACAGGACTATCTGGAGTATGGCTTGCTGTCGGATTATCCATTGGAGCCTATTTAAATTATTTACTTGTAGCTCCACGGCTTCGAACATACACATATGTTGCTGACGACTCCATTACGATTCCTGACTATTTTGAAAACCGATTTGAAGATAAAAGCCGTATGCTACGATTAGTATCAGCACTTGTTATTTTAGTTTTCTTTACTCTTTATACTTCATCTGGATTAGTATCCGGTGGAAGATTATTTGAATCTGCTTTTGGGTTAGACTACAGATATGGAATGTTTCTTATCGCTATTGTTGTTGTTGCATATACCCTCTTCGGTGGCTTTCTAGCTGTAAGTTTAACAGATTTTGTGCAAGGTATTATTATGTTTCTTGCTCTTATTCTAGTACCAGTTGTTGTGCTATTCGACTTAGGTGGACCAACGAATGTATTTGATACCATCAAAAGCATTGATGCAACACATTTGGACCTTTTCAAAGGAACAACAGTTATTGGCCTCCTCTCACTTCTTGCCTGGGGATTAGGCTATTTCGGCCAACCCCATATTATTGTTCGTTTTATGGCTATTAGTTCTATAAAAGAATTAAAACCAGCTCGACGTATTGGAATGGGCTGGATGATTATTGCGATTATTGGAGCCTGCTTAACAGGACTATTTGGATTAGCCTATGTTACAGAAAATAACATAACGTTGAATGATCCTGAAACGATTTTTATTCTGTTATCTGACATTTTATTCAACTCTTATATTACAGGATTTTTACTAGCCGCTATTTTAGCCGCTATTATGAGCACAATTTCATCTCAGCTTCTTGTAACATCAAGTGCAGCAACAGAGGACTTTTATAAAACATTCTTCCGTAGAGATGCCTCTGATAAAGAACTTGTTACAGTTGGGCGACTCGCTGTTTTAGTTGTTGCCGTGATTGCCGTTATGCTCTCATACACACCAAATAGTACTATCTTAGATCTTGTTGGTTATGCATGGGCTGGTTTCGGTTCAGCATTTGGTCCTGCTATTCTTTTGAGTCTATTCTGGAGACGTATGACAAAGTGGGGTGCGCTTTCCGGCATTATTGTAGGTACTGTTGTTGTGCTTACTTGGGTGCAAACAGGGATGTCTGATTTTATGTATGAAATGATTCCAGGCTTCTTTGCAAGCTTACTTGCCGTTGTAGTTGTAAGTTTCTTTACGACAACTCCTTCTCAAAGTGTTCAAAACACGTTTAGTAAAATGGAAGAAGTCTTAAAAGACAGCCACAAATAA